The following DNA comes from Arthrobacter sp. SLBN-83.
CATCCTAGCCGCAGCTAGGCGGTGACCAGGGTGCCCAGCTTTTCGCCAAGGATGGCGCGGGTGACATTGCCTTCGCCCTCCATGCCAAAGACCACCATGGAAAGGTTGTTGTCCTTGCACATGGTCATGGCGGTCTGGTCCATGACGCGGATGTCGCGGCGCAGGGCGTCGTCGTAGCTGAGGGTTTCCAGGCGCTCCGCGGTGGGGTCCTTCTTGGGGTCGGCGGTGTAGACGGCGTCCACTCCGCTCTTGGCCATGAGGACCACGTCGGCGTGCACTTCCAGGGCGCGCTGGGCGGCAACGGTGTCCGTGGAGAAGTACGGCAGGCCTGCGCCGGCGCCGAAGATGACCACGCGGCCCTTCTCCATGTGCCGGATGGCACGGCGCGGAATGTAGGCCTCGGCCACCTGCCCCATGGTGATGGCGCTCTGCACGCGGGTTTCAACGCCTGCCTGCTCCAGGAAATCCTGCAGGGCCAGGCAGTTCATGACCGTTCCCAGCATGCCCATGTAGTCGGCCCGGGAGCGGTCCATGCCGCTCTGGGACAGTTCGGCGCCGCGGAAGAAGTTGCCGCCGCCCACCACGATGGCCACTTCCACCTGCGGGACAGCGGCTGCGATCTGCTTGGCAACGTCGCGGACGGTTTCGGGGTCGA
Coding sequences within:
- the pyrH gene encoding UMP kinase, with amino-acid sequence MEAVNTVTHSEKSRRRVLLKLSGEVFGGGKLGVDPETVRDVAKQIAAAVPQVEVAIVVGGGNFFRGAELSQSGMDRSRADYMGMLGTVMNCLALQDFLEQAGVETRVQSAITMGQVAEAYIPRRAIRHMEKGRVVIFGAGAGLPYFSTDTVAAQRALEVHADVVLMAKSGVDAVYTADPKKDPTAERLETLSYDDALRRDIRVMDQTAMTMCKDNNLSMVVFGMEGEGNVTRAILGEKLGTLVTA